From one Streptomyces sp. CA-210063 genomic stretch:
- a CDS encoding ABC transporter ATP-binding protein, whose protein sequence is MSTAAAEHTLGRAEADGVAARARGLTKAYGSGETTVLALDSVDVDIARGRFTAVMGPSGSGKSTLMHCLAGLDTVSAGQVWLGDTEITGLKERDLTRLRRDRIGFMFQSFNLIPTLNAAENITLPMDIAGKKPDEKWLDQVIDTLGLRDRLRHRPSQLSGGQQQRVACARALASRPELIFADEPTGNLDSRAGLEVLGFLREAVDQLGQTVVMVTHDPGAAAHSDLVLFLADGQIVDRMERPTAEAVLERMKRFDTIRATFDQEGAPTDVTDASREPGAATDLDKD, encoded by the coding sequence TTGTCCACTGCTGCCGCTGAGCACACCCTCGGCCGCGCGGAAGCCGACGGCGTCGCCGCCCGCGCCCGGGGCCTGACGAAGGCGTACGGCTCGGGCGAGACGACGGTGCTCGCCCTCGACTCGGTCGACGTGGACATCGCGCGCGGCCGCTTCACCGCGGTGATGGGCCCCTCGGGCTCGGGGAAGTCGACGTTGATGCACTGTCTGGCGGGGCTCGACACCGTGTCGGCCGGGCAGGTGTGGCTCGGGGACACCGAGATCACCGGGCTCAAGGAGCGCGACCTGACCCGGCTGCGCCGGGACCGGATCGGGTTCATGTTCCAGTCCTTCAACCTGATCCCCACCCTGAACGCGGCCGAGAACATCACCCTGCCCATGGACATCGCGGGCAAGAAGCCCGACGAGAAATGGCTGGACCAGGTCATCGACACGCTCGGGCTGCGCGACCGGCTGAGGCACCGGCCCTCGCAGCTCTCCGGCGGCCAGCAGCAGCGCGTCGCCTGCGCCCGTGCGCTCGCCTCCCGGCCCGAGCTGATCTTCGCGGACGAGCCGACCGGCAACCTCGACTCCCGGGCCGGGCTCGAAGTGCTGGGCTTCCTGCGCGAGGCGGTCGACCAGCTGGGCCAGACCGTCGTCATGGTCACCCACGACCCGGGTGCCGCCGCCCACTCCGACCTGGTGCTCTTCCTCGCCGACGGGCAGATCGTGGACCGGATGGAGCGCCCCACGGCCGAGGCTGTCCTCGAGCGGATGAAGCGGTTCGACACGATCCGGGCGACCTTCGACCAGGAGGGCGCCCCCACCGACGTGACCGACGCGTCTCGCGAGCCCGGCGCGGCCACCGACCTCGACAAGGACTGA
- a CDS encoding toxin-antitoxin system HicB family antitoxin yields the protein MAKTQLNVRVDEDTARAARERALERGMSVNRYIEELVKQDTGEAGHTFVESAADFMKQYEAVFAEEFGAEFEGRREGRH from the coding sequence ATGGCCAAGACCCAGCTGAACGTACGGGTGGACGAGGACACGGCCCGCGCCGCCCGGGAGCGAGCTTTGGAGCGCGGGATGAGTGTGAACCGGTACATAGAAGAGTTGGTCAAGCAGGACACCGGCGAAGCGGGCCACACCTTCGTCGAGTCCGCCGCCGACTTCATGAAGCAGTACGAGGCGGTCTTCGCCGAGGAGTTCGGCGCCGAGTTCGAAGGCCGGCGCGAGGGGCGTCACTGA
- a CDS encoding fic family toxin-antitoxin system, toxin component produces the protein MSQLRIDLAWLLMVAEQKTPGDPQVTDWGALVAAVARHEAEIFDVPVYDTPHARAAALLQLLMHVPALERSNALFASAVAYGYLVASGVKVVTSAEQVRELARLVKSGEATVYDITQELRKWSL, from the coding sequence TTGAGTCAGCTCAGAATCGACCTCGCCTGGCTCCTGATGGTCGCCGAACAGAAGACGCCCGGAGATCCCCAGGTCACCGACTGGGGCGCCCTCGTCGCGGCCGTCGCCCGGCACGAGGCCGAGATCTTCGACGTCCCCGTCTACGACACCCCGCACGCCCGCGCCGCCGCACTCCTCCAACTCCTCATGCACGTTCCGGCCCTGGAGCGCTCCAACGCGCTGTTCGCCTCCGCCGTCGCCTACGGCTACCTCGTGGCCAGCGGCGTCAAGGTCGTCACCTCCGCCGAGCAGGTGCGCGAACTGGCCAGACTCGTCAAGAGCGGTGAGGCCACCGTGTACGACATCACGCAGGAGCTGCGGAAGTGGAGCCTGTGA
- a CDS encoding class I SAM-dependent methyltransferase, producing MVRATRDAMHHPVFARFYARLSESAEPKVGPVRDELLAGLSGRVIEIGAGNGLNFAHFPSTVSEVVALEPERSLRQLALESALRAEVPVDVVPGAAEALPVKSEAFDAAVFSLVLCSVRDVRRSLSEVRRVLRPGGELRFFEHGRGGGRAMRTAQRALDGTVWPLLFGGCHVSRDPVGAIRAAGFEVETVREFLVPEKGPRMPSSYCVAGRARRPELGDA from the coding sequence ATGGTCCGCGCCACCAGGGACGCCATGCACCACCCCGTCTTCGCCCGGTTCTACGCCAGACTGAGCGAGTCGGCGGAGCCGAAGGTGGGTCCCGTCCGCGATGAACTGCTCGCCGGGCTCTCGGGGCGGGTGATCGAGATCGGCGCCGGCAACGGCTTGAACTTCGCGCACTTCCCGAGCACGGTCTCGGAGGTGGTGGCGCTCGAACCGGAACGCTCCCTGCGGCAGTTGGCCCTGGAGTCCGCCCTGCGCGCCGAGGTGCCCGTGGACGTCGTGCCGGGCGCGGCGGAGGCGCTGCCGGTCAAGAGCGAGGCGTTCGACGCGGCCGTCTTCTCGCTGGTCCTGTGCAGTGTGCGCGATGTGCGGCGTTCGCTGAGCGAGGTGCGGCGGGTGCTGCGCCCCGGCGGTGAGCTGCGGTTCTTCGAACACGGCCGGGGCGGCGGACGGGCGATGCGGACGGCCCAGCGGGCGCTGGACGGCACGGTGTGGCCGCTGCTGTTCGGCGGCTGCCATGTGTCCCGCGACCCGGTCGGCGCGATCCGGGCCGCCGGGTTCGAGGTCGAGACGGTCCGGGAGTTCCTGGTGCCCGAGAAGGGGCCGCGGATGCCCAGCTCCTACTGTGTGGCGGGCAGGGCGCGACGACCTGAACTCGGCGACGCGTAG
- a CDS encoding esterase/lipase family protein — translation MHRRMRRIATALSTVTTTLLLSLTFSASPAQAATHNPVVFVHGLSSSSSTWDDWISYFKADGYTSSELHSWSYDWGQSNVTTAAQLKTKIESVRAATGAAKVDVVVHSMGALNSRYYLKNLGGTAYVDDFVSTAGVNHGTTVAGWCRWLYTSCGEMYTGSSFLTSLNSGDETPGSVSYASYWSNCDDALTPDTSAILSGATNVEVGCVPHNEMNNDEGIYEQVRAFIA, via the coding sequence ATGCATCGCCGCATGCGCCGTATCGCCACGGCTCTGTCGACCGTGACCACCACGCTCCTTCTGTCGCTCACCTTCTCCGCGTCCCCCGCGCAGGCCGCGACCCACAACCCGGTCGTGTTCGTGCACGGACTGAGCAGTTCGTCCAGCACCTGGGACGACTGGATCTCGTACTTCAAGGCGGACGGCTACACGTCCTCGGAGTTGCACTCCTGGTCCTACGACTGGGGCCAGTCCAACGTCACGACGGCCGCACAGCTCAAGACCAAGATCGAGAGCGTGCGCGCCGCGACGGGCGCCGCCAAGGTCGACGTGGTCGTCCACTCGATGGGCGCGCTCAACTCCCGCTACTACCTCAAGAACCTGGGCGGGACGGCGTACGTGGACGACTTCGTCTCCACGGCCGGTGTGAACCACGGGACGACCGTCGCCGGTTGGTGCCGCTGGCTCTACACGTCCTGTGGCGAGATGTACACCGGCAGCTCGTTCCTGACGTCGCTCAACTCCGGTGACGAGACGCCGGGCAGCGTGTCCTACGCCAGCTACTGGTCGAACTGCGACGACGCGCTCACCCCGGACACCTCCGCGATCCTCAGCGGCGCGACGAACGTCGAGGTCGGCTGCGTCCCGCACAACGAGATGAACAACGACGAGGGGATCTACGAGCAGGTCCGGGCCTTCATCGCCTGA
- a CDS encoding helix-turn-helix transcriptional regulator produces MNVWSSPSPSAASAVAPTLSEGVRVRLLHAAHGDPRAAAELAAALTRRQLTGLDPLPAEPLALAPALLRAHRRDVRALPDDTRFLLLLAAADQYPVPTRAYARAVTAARLDTRPLDTAEAAGLAHATAQGIVFRDAWTRIAVYESASMADRREAHRLLAGVLSGEGERPGRSWHRAAAALGPSRRLAAELRLAARVARAIGDPALASALAERAAGLTPEPAERMPLLAHAAAEAWQSGDGDRARRLVAATDDDALGGLLALRAGNAAEAFDALLTATVRHAGDHPPDAASHLLARATEAAIYTGDLRRCREAAAVADALGILPPSTLGALAAAFEGRYDDARDVLEAAAGRCGPGGDPTLLIHSGIAALLLGDHTRAFTATSRAAASARARGETVTVPQAMEFRAYAEFWTGRPKAAEAAALDALRQAYATGQDNGACHLQAALAMFAAVTGDEKVCRERAESARAYALERGLGLPAALAMFALAFLDLSTGRYAASAARLRALAGFGPGHGHRAIRHIATPHYVEAAVRTSDTRVARAAHADYDRWARTVRSADDLALSARCRALLATGEEAVEHYRTALDLHASGTRDFERARTELLFGSALRRLRNRTEARDRLHSALEAFDHFGSPHCAAQARAELRALGERAWAPPAAEDLATRLTAQQLMIARMAADGATNREIAARLLLSPRTIDHHLRGVFSRLGIRSRIELVRLLGEGET; encoded by the coding sequence ATGAACGTGTGGTCGAGCCCGAGCCCGAGCGCAGCGTCGGCCGTCGCGCCCACGCTGTCCGAAGGCGTGCGCGTACGCCTGCTGCACGCCGCCCACGGCGATCCGCGGGCCGCCGCGGAACTCGCCGCCGCCCTGACCCGACGCCAGCTCACGGGCCTCGACCCGCTCCCCGCCGAGCCCCTGGCGCTGGCCCCCGCACTCCTGCGGGCCCACCGGCGGGACGTACGGGCCCTGCCCGACGACACCCGCTTCCTGCTGCTTCTCGCCGCCGCCGACCAGTACCCCGTCCCGACGCGCGCCTACGCGCGGGCCGTCACGGCCGCCCGGCTCGACACCCGCCCCCTCGACACGGCGGAGGCGGCGGGCCTGGCGCACGCCACGGCCCAGGGCATCGTCTTCCGGGACGCCTGGACCCGGATCGCCGTCTACGAGTCCGCGTCCATGGCCGACCGGCGTGAGGCCCACCGGCTCCTCGCCGGCGTCCTGAGCGGTGAGGGCGAGAGACCCGGCCGGTCCTGGCACCGGGCCGCCGCCGCCCTCGGCCCCAGCCGCCGCCTCGCCGCCGAACTCCGCCTCGCGGCACGGGTGGCACGTGCCATCGGCGACCCCGCCCTGGCCTCCGCCCTCGCCGAACGCGCCGCCGGTCTCACCCCCGAACCGGCCGAACGCATGCCCCTCCTCGCCCACGCCGCCGCCGAGGCCTGGCAGTCGGGCGACGGCGACCGGGCCCGCCGCCTCGTCGCCGCCACCGACGACGACGCCCTCGGCGGACTCCTCGCCCTGCGCGCCGGCAACGCCGCCGAGGCCTTCGACGCCCTGCTCACCGCCACGGTCCGGCACGCCGGCGACCACCCCCCGGACGCGGCCTCCCATTTGCTGGCACGAGCCACCGAGGCCGCCATCTACACCGGGGACCTGCGCCGCTGCCGGGAGGCCGCGGCCGTCGCCGACGCGCTGGGCATCCTGCCGCCGAGCACCCTCGGCGCACTGGCCGCCGCGTTCGAGGGCCGGTACGACGACGCCCGCGACGTGCTCGAAGCAGCCGCCGGACGCTGTGGTCCCGGCGGTGACCCCACCCTGCTGATCCACTCCGGGATCGCCGCCCTGCTCCTCGGCGACCACACCCGCGCCTTCACCGCCACCTCCCGCGCGGCCGCCTCCGCCCGCGCCCGGGGCGAGACGGTGACCGTGCCGCAGGCCATGGAGTTCCGGGCGTACGCCGAGTTCTGGACGGGGCGCCCCAAAGCCGCCGAGGCCGCCGCCCTGGACGCCTTGCGCCAGGCGTACGCCACCGGGCAGGACAACGGGGCCTGTCATCTCCAGGCCGCCCTCGCGATGTTCGCGGCCGTCACCGGGGACGAGAAGGTGTGCCGGGAGCGCGCCGAGTCCGCCCGCGCGTACGCCCTGGAGCGCGGCCTCGGACTGCCCGCCGCGCTCGCGATGTTCGCCCTCGCCTTCCTGGATCTGAGCACCGGCCGGTACGCGGCCTCAGCGGCCCGCCTCCGCGCCCTCGCGGGGTTCGGTCCCGGGCACGGGCACCGGGCCATCCGGCACATCGCCACCCCGCACTACGTCGAGGCCGCCGTCCGCACCAGCGACACCCGCGTGGCCCGCGCCGCGCACGCCGACTACGACCGCTGGGCCCGTACCGTCCGCAGCGCCGACGACCTCGCCCTCAGCGCCCGCTGCCGTGCGCTGCTCGCCACCGGGGAGGAGGCCGTCGAGCACTACCGCACGGCCCTCGACCTGCACGCCTCCGGCACCCGCGATTTCGAACGCGCCCGTACGGAACTGTTGTTCGGCAGCGCCCTGCGGCGGCTCCGCAACCGCACCGAGGCCCGCGACCGCCTCCACAGCGCCCTGGAGGCCTTCGACCACTTCGGCTCCCCGCACTGCGCGGCCCAGGCCCGTGCCGAACTCCGGGCCCTGGGCGAGCGCGCCTGGGCCCCACCCGCCGCGGAGGACCTCGCCACGCGCCTCACCGCCCAGCAACTGATGATCGCCCGCATGGCCGCGGACGGCGCCACCAACCGGGAGATCGCCGCGCGGCTGCTGCTCAGCCCCCGGACCATCGACCACCATCTGCGGGGGGTGTTCTCGCGGTTGGGGATCAGGTCGCGGATCGAGCTGGTGCGGTTGCTGGGGGAGGGGGAAACCTGA
- the bioD gene encoding dethiobiotin synthase, whose protein sequence is MTVLVITGTGTEVGKTVTTAAVAAVAVASGRSVAVLKPAQTGVRPGERGDADEVARLAGAVTARELARYPEPLAPATAARRSGLPPVHPEDVAEAAAKLAVDHDLVLVEGAGGLLVRFDEAGGTLADTARLLGAPVLLVASAGLGTLNTTELTSRELAAREVELAGVVIGSWPGAPDLASRCNLADLPVVAGAPLLGAVPAGVGALEPAGFRATAGGWLAPTLGGVWDAVSFIRAEGAP, encoded by the coding sequence ATGACGGTTCTGGTGATCACGGGGACGGGCACGGAGGTCGGCAAGACGGTCACCACGGCGGCCGTCGCCGCGGTGGCCGTGGCGTCCGGCCGTTCCGTGGCCGTCCTCAAGCCCGCGCAGACCGGGGTACGGCCGGGCGAGCGCGGCGACGCGGACGAGGTGGCCCGGCTCGCGGGCGCCGTCACGGCCCGCGAACTCGCCCGCTATCCCGAGCCGTTGGCTCCCGCGACCGCCGCCCGGCGGTCCGGGCTCCCTCCGGTGCACCCCGAGGACGTGGCCGAGGCGGCGGCCAAGCTGGCCGTCGACCACGACCTGGTGCTGGTCGAGGGCGCGGGCGGCCTCCTCGTACGGTTCGACGAGGCGGGCGGCACGCTGGCGGACACGGCACGGTTGCTCGGCGCGCCGGTGCTGCTGGTCGCCTCGGCCGGGCTCGGCACCCTCAACACGACGGAACTGACGTCCCGTGAACTCGCCGCGCGTGAGGTGGAGTTGGCGGGCGTCGTGATCGGCAGCTGGCCCGGGGCCCCGGACCTGGCATCGCGTTGCAACCTGGCGGACCTGCCGGTGGTGGCCGGGGCGCCGCTGCTGGGGGCGGTGCCGGCGGGGGTGGGGGCGTTGGAGCCGGCCGGCTTCCGGGCGACGGCGGGGGGTTGGCTGGCGCCGACGCTGGGTGGGGTGTGGGACGCCGTTTCCTTCATCAGGGCGGAAGGGGCGCCGTAG
- a CDS encoding adenosylmethionine--8-amino-7-oxononanoate transaminase — translation MPDLPHPTVPELLELDRRHVWHPYGPMPGRQEPLVVESASGVRLRLADGSGDLVDGMSSWWSAIHGYNHPVLNEAAREQLGRMSHVMFGGLTHEPAVRLAKHLVDMSPEGLEHVFLADSGSVSVEVAVKMCLQYWRSLGRPRKQRLLTWRGGYHGDTWQPMSVCDPEGGMHELWQGVLPRQVFVDAPPAAYDESYAEEVRSAIERHADELAAVIVEPVVQGAGGMRFHSPAYLRVLREACDEHDVLLVFDEIATGFGRTGALFAADHAAVSPDVMCVGKALTGGYLTLAAALSTARVADGISRGEVPVLAHGPTFMGNPLATAVACASIELLLGQDWLSEVKRIETGLREGLAPALDVPGVRDVRVLGAIGVVQLDHAVDMKTATAAAVREGVWLRPFRDLVYTMPPYVTGDEDVARIARAVCAAATAG, via the coding sequence ATGCCTGACCTGCCCCACCCGACCGTGCCCGAGCTGCTGGAGCTCGACCGGCGGCATGTGTGGCATCCGTACGGGCCCATGCCGGGCCGACAGGAACCGCTCGTCGTGGAGTCGGCGAGTGGGGTTCGGCTGAGGCTCGCCGACGGCTCGGGCGACTTGGTCGACGGCATGTCGTCCTGGTGGTCGGCCATCCACGGCTACAACCACCCGGTGCTCAACGAGGCCGCGCGCGAGCAGCTGGGACGCATGAGCCATGTCATGTTCGGCGGGCTCACGCACGAGCCCGCCGTACGGCTGGCGAAGCACCTTGTCGACATGTCACCCGAGGGTCTGGAGCATGTCTTCCTCGCCGACTCCGGCTCGGTCTCCGTCGAGGTCGCGGTCAAGATGTGCCTGCAGTACTGGCGCTCGCTCGGCCGCCCCCGCAAGCAGCGCCTGCTGACCTGGCGCGGCGGCTACCACGGCGACACCTGGCAGCCCATGTCGGTGTGCGACCCCGAGGGCGGGATGCACGAGCTGTGGCAGGGCGTCCTGCCCCGGCAGGTGTTCGTGGACGCGCCGCCGGCCGCGTACGACGAGTCGTACGCGGAGGAGGTGCGCTCGGCGATCGAGCGGCACGCCGACGAACTGGCCGCCGTGATCGTGGAGCCCGTGGTGCAGGGGGCGGGCGGGATGCGGTTCCACTCCCCCGCGTATCTGCGGGTGCTGCGTGAGGCGTGCGACGAGCATGACGTGCTCCTCGTGTTCGACGAGATCGCGACCGGTTTCGGGCGCACGGGCGCGCTGTTCGCCGCCGACCACGCGGCGGTGTCCCCGGACGTGATGTGCGTGGGCAAGGCGCTGACCGGCGGATACCTGACTCTGGCGGCGGCCCTGAGCACCGCCCGGGTGGCCGACGGGATCTCGCGGGGCGAGGTGCCGGTACTGGCCCACGGGCCCACCTTCATGGGCAACCCGCTGGCGACGGCCGTCGCCTGCGCCTCGATCGAACTGCTGCTCGGCCAGGACTGGCTGTCGGAGGTCAAGCGGATCGAGACGGGGCTGCGGGAGGGGCTGGCGCCGGCGCTCGACGTGCCAGGTGTACGGGACGTACGCGTCCTCGGCGCGATCGGAGTCGTCCAGCTCGACCACGCGGTGGACATGAAGACGGCCACGGCGGCCGCCGTTCGCGAGGGCGTGTGGCTGCGGCCGTTCCGCGATCTCGTCTACACGATGCCGCCGTACGTCACGGGCGACGAGGACGTGGCACGGATCGCGCGCGCGGTGTGCGCGGCGGCGACGGCGGGATGA
- the bioB gene encoding biotin synthase BioB yields MDLLNTLVDKGLRREPLSRAEALAVLRTSDDELLDVVAAAGKVRRHWFGRRVKLNYLVNLKSGLCPEDCSYCSQRLGSTAGILKYTWLKPDQASEAAAAGLAGGAKRVCLVASGRGPTDRDVDRVAGTIKAIKDRHEDVEVCACLGLLSDGQAERLREAGADAYNHNLNTSEATYGEITTTHTYADRVDTVQKAHAAGLSACSGLIAGMGESDEDLVDVVFSLRELDPDSVPVNFLIPIEGTPLGKEWNLTPQRCLRILAMVRFVCPDVEVRIAGGREVHLRTMQPLALHLANSIFLGDYLTTEGQVGKADLEMIADAGFEVEGAGQTTLPEHRGGGCGSRESAGCGSHEGAGAGCGSHAGGGVCGSAADAPVAEVPANEARTDLVAVRRRGTGTDLAPNA; encoded by the coding sequence ATGGACCTGCTGAACACGCTGGTGGACAAGGGGCTCCGGCGCGAGCCGCTGAGCCGTGCCGAGGCGCTCGCCGTCCTCCGCACCTCCGACGACGAGCTGTTGGACGTGGTGGCCGCGGCCGGAAAGGTGCGCCGGCACTGGTTCGGCCGCCGGGTGAAACTGAACTATCTGGTCAACCTCAAGTCGGGCCTGTGCCCGGAGGACTGCTCCTACTGCTCCCAGCGGCTCGGCTCCACCGCCGGCATCCTCAAGTACACCTGGCTGAAGCCCGACCAGGCCTCCGAGGCCGCCGCGGCCGGGCTCGCCGGCGGCGCCAAGCGGGTCTGTCTGGTGGCGTCCGGGCGCGGGCCGACCGACCGGGACGTGGACCGGGTCGCGGGCACCATCAAGGCCATCAAGGACCGCCACGAGGACGTCGAGGTGTGCGCCTGCCTCGGTCTGCTCTCCGACGGCCAGGCCGAACGCCTGCGCGAGGCGGGCGCGGACGCCTACAACCACAACCTCAACACGTCCGAGGCGACGTACGGCGAGATCACGACGACCCACACGTACGCCGACCGCGTCGACACCGTCCAGAAGGCGCACGCGGCGGGTCTGTCGGCCTGCTCGGGCCTGATCGCGGGCATGGGCGAGAGCGACGAGGACCTCGTCGACGTGGTCTTCTCCCTCCGTGAACTGGACCCGGACTCGGTGCCGGTCAACTTCCTGATCCCGATCGAGGGCACCCCGCTGGGCAAGGAGTGGAACCTCACTCCCCAGCGGTGTCTGCGGATCCTGGCGATGGTCCGCTTCGTCTGTCCGGACGTGGAGGTCCGCATCGCGGGCGGTCGCGAGGTCCATCTCCGCACGATGCAGCCGCTGGCCCTGCACCTGGCCAACTCGATCTTCCTCGGCGACTATCTGACCACCGAGGGCCAGGTCGGCAAGGCCGACCTGGAGATGATCGCGGACGCCGGGTTCGAGGTCGAGGGCGCCGGACAGACGACGCTGCCGGAGCACCGGGGCGGCGGCTGCGGGTCTCGGGAGAGTGCCGGGTGCGGGTCGCACGAGGGCGCGGGCGCGGGCTGTGGGTCGCACGCGGGTGGCGGTGTCTGCGGTTCCGCTGCCGACGCCCCGGTCGCCGAGGTCCCGGCCAACGAGGCGCGTACCGATCTCGTGGCCGTACGCCGCCGGGGCACCGGTACGGACCTCGCCCCCAATGCCTGA
- a CDS encoding 8-amino-7-oxononanoate synthase yields MAFGWIDEQASARRRAGLVRTLRPRPADSPLLDLASNDYLGLARHPEITEGAAEAARRWGGGATGSRLVTGTTELHGELERELADFCGFEAALVFSSGYAANLAAVTALAPHGSLVVSDAGNHASLIDGCRLARGTTQVVAHADPDAVRKALSAGEGPAIAVSDTVFSVDGDAAPLARLAAACREYGAGLVVDDAHGLGVLGDGGRGAPHAAGLAGAPDVVVTVTLSKSLGSQGGAVLGPAHVIDHLVNAARTFIFDTGLAPAATGAALAALRLLRREPERAARARAVARELHTRLTASGHEAVRPDAAVVSVRAPSPDQAVRWAADCRAAGLAVGCFRPPSVPDGVSRLRLTARADLTEGQIDRAVGIIGDTRP; encoded by the coding sequence ATGGCGTTCGGCTGGATCGACGAGCAGGCGTCGGCGCGCCGCCGGGCCGGGCTCGTGCGGACGCTGCGCCCCCGTCCCGCCGACTCGCCGCTCCTCGACCTCGCGAGCAACGACTACCTCGGTCTGGCCCGCCACCCCGAGATCACCGAGGGGGCCGCCGAGGCGGCGCGCCGGTGGGGCGGCGGCGCCACCGGCTCCCGGCTCGTCACCGGCACCACCGAACTCCATGGCGAGCTGGAGCGGGAACTGGCCGACTTCTGCGGCTTCGAGGCCGCCCTCGTCTTCTCCTCCGGCTACGCCGCCAACCTCGCCGCGGTCACCGCGCTCGCACCGCACGGCTCCCTGGTCGTCTCGGACGCGGGCAACCACGCCTCGCTCATCGACGGCTGCAGGCTGGCCCGCGGCACCACGCAGGTCGTGGCCCACGCCGACCCCGACGCCGTCCGCAAGGCGCTGAGCGCGGGCGAGGGGCCCGCCATCGCCGTCTCCGACACGGTCTTCTCCGTCGACGGCGACGCCGCCCCGCTGGCCCGACTGGCCGCCGCCTGCCGGGAGTACGGCGCCGGGCTCGTCGTCGACGACGCCCACGGCCTCGGTGTCCTGGGCGACGGCGGCCGGGGCGCGCCGCACGCGGCGGGGCTCGCGGGCGCCCCCGACGTCGTCGTGACGGTCACGCTGTCGAAGTCGCTGGGCAGCCAGGGCGGTGCCGTCCTCGGCCCGGCGCATGTCATCGACCACCTGGTCAACGCGGCCCGTACGTTCATCTTCGACACGGGCCTCGCCCCGGCCGCCACCGGGGCGGCGCTCGCCGCGCTCCGGCTGCTGCGCCGTGAGCCGGAGCGCGCCGCGCGGGCCCGCGCGGTGGCGCGGGAACTGCACACACGGCTGACGGCGTCGGGCCATGAAGCGGTGCGGCCCGACGCCGCCGTGGTGTCCGTGCGCGCGCCGTCCCCGGATCAGGCGGTGCGGTGGGCGGCGGACTGCCGGGCGGCGGGTCTCGCCGTCGGCTGTTTCCGCCCACCGTCCGTGCCGGACGGCGTGTCGAGGCTACGGCTGACCGCCCGTGCGGATCTCACGGAGGGGCAGATCGACCGAGCCGTGGGGATCATCGGCGATACGCGACCGTGA
- a CDS encoding DUF397 domain-containing protein: MSALPRNVPTSTELHGVRWLRSSRSTGMNNCVETARPGSGRWAGLVAVRDSKNTAGPALLFDPEAWEGFITTLR, translated from the coding sequence ATGTCAGCACTGCCTCGGAACGTACCCACCAGTACCGAACTGCACGGGGTGCGATGGCTGCGCAGCAGCCGCAGTACCGGAATGAACAACTGCGTGGAAACGGCCCGTCCCGGGTCCGGCCGCTGGGCCGGTCTGGTGGCCGTACGCGACTCGAAGAACACGGCGGGGCCCGCCCTGCTGTTCGACCCCGAGGCCTGGGAGGGATTCATCACCACGCTTCGGTGA
- a CDS encoding helix-turn-helix domain-containing protein yields the protein MRYGPAVRRRKLGAELRVLRTRSGLTSIEAARLVSWHQSKVSRIETGASGVKPADVRKLLDAYGIDDAELRELLLALAGSEDGGGRHNWWHAYRGVLPPTYRDFISLESQASGMRTLETSVVPGLLQIPEYARAVTRAAVEGLEDDKLDALVEVRLARQEILRGNPPMELSAVLDEGVLRREVGSPEIMTRQLGRLVEAAALPQVRLQVLPFTAGAHIGITGPFVIFSFRSTSDLDVVVLDHLTSSLYLERKEDLKAYVEAFKALQIHALSPEDSLDYIAGLAAGA from the coding sequence ATGCGATACGGACCGGCGGTGCGCCGCCGCAAGCTCGGTGCCGAGTTGCGCGTCCTGCGCACCCGTTCCGGTCTCACGAGTATCGAGGCGGCCCGTCTCGTCAGCTGGCACCAGTCCAAGGTGAGCCGGATCGAGACGGGCGCCAGCGGGGTGAAGCCCGCGGACGTACGCAAGCTGCTGGACGCGTACGGGATCGACGACGCCGAATTACGGGAGCTGCTCCTGGCGTTGGCGGGCTCCGAGGACGGCGGCGGGCGGCACAACTGGTGGCACGCGTACCGGGGCGTACTGCCGCCGACGTACCGGGACTTCATCAGCCTGGAGTCGCAGGCCAGCGGGATGCGGACGCTGGAGACCTCGGTGGTGCCGGGGCTGTTGCAGATCCCCGAGTACGCCCGGGCGGTGACCCGGGCCGCGGTGGAGGGGCTGGAAGACGACAAACTCGACGCGCTCGTGGAAGTGCGGCTCGCGCGGCAGGAAATTCTGCGCGGGAATCCGCCGATGGAGCTGAGCGCCGTGCTCGACGAGGGCGTTTTACGGCGGGAGGTGGGCAGTCCGGAGATCATGACCCGGCAGCTGGGCCGTCTGGTCGAGGCGGCGGCCCTTCCCCAAGTGCGACTGCAGGTGCTGCCGTTCACTGCCGGGGCGCATATCGGCATCACCGGCCCTTTCGTAATTTTCTCATTTAGGAGCACATCTGATCTGGACGTGGTTGTTCTCGACCACTTGACGAGTAGCCTCTACCTCGAGCGGAAAGAAGACCTCAAGGCGTATGTCGAGGCCTTCAAAGCCCTTCAGATCCACGCCCTTTCGCCCGAGGACTCGTTGGATTACATCGCCGGGCTCGCCGCCGGCGCGTAA